A region of Campylobacter armoricus DNA encodes the following proteins:
- a CDS encoding glycosyltransferase family 2 protein, with protein sequence MKTIGVIIPIYNVEKYLKECLDSVINQSYTNLEIILVNDGSIDENSLNIAKEYTLKDKRITLFDKKNGGQSSARNVGIEYFSGEYKLKNKTKNLKENSLIEFNIEGNNPYEIYTVYKSYKAFNNEQDLTNFTYPIIDYIIFLDSDDYWELNCIEECVSRMDGVDVVWFDEAKYYEIPCKNQSQSSRLKDINIKQEKKITSLEWLRYLAKSKMKDFSFVCSGMINFNYIKEKKLKFKNHIFAEDHLFGILLFSQAKSIYVYPKVFYYYRIRANSSTNQDKIIIKDNILPHFRNILDAFNGDAFLAKEYFKYASWVLIALELISFINSYQDKTISLFLKKVILYFYVKNAIKISSFNKDPLCVKEKLKFLKSYKISKIGYKITRMILIFK encoded by the coding sequence ATGAAAACCATTGGTGTAATAATCCCCATATATAATGTAGAAAAATATTTAAAAGAATGTTTAGATAGTGTAATCAATCAAAGCTATACTAATCTAGAAATCATACTAGTAAATGATGGTAGTATAGATGAAAACTCACTTAATATTGCAAAAGAATATACTTTAAAAGATAAAAGAATCACTCTTTTTGATAAAAAAAATGGAGGACAAAGTAGTGCTAGAAATGTAGGTATAGAATATTTTAGTGGAGAATATAAACTCAAAAATAAAACTAAAAATTTAAAAGAAAATTCTTTAATAGAATTTAACATAGAAGGTAATAATCCTTATGAAATATACACTGTATATAAAAGTTATAAAGCTTTTAATAACGAACAAGATTTAACTAACTTTACTTATCCTATTATAGATTATATTATCTTTTTAGATTCTGATGATTATTGGGAATTAAACTGCATAGAAGAATGTGTGTCTAGAATGGATGGGGTAGATGTGGTGTGGTTTGATGAGGCTAAATACTATGAAATACCTTGCAAAAATCAAAGTCAAAGTAGCAGGCTAAAAGACATTAATATAAAACAAGAAAAAAAGATTACTTCACTAGAATGGCTACGATATCTAGCAAAAAGTAAGATGAAAGATTTTTCTTTTGTGTGTTCTGGTATGATAAATTTTAATTATATAAAAGAGAAAAAATTAAAATTTAAAAATCATATTTTTGCTGAAGATCATTTATTTGGAATTTTGCTTTTTTCTCAAGCTAAAAGTATTTATGTTTATCCTAAAGTATTTTATTATTACAGAATTCGAGCAAATTCATCAACAAATCAAGATAAGATAATTATTAAAGATAACATACTTCCTCATTTTAGAAACATATTGGATGCTTTTAACGGAGATGCGTTTTTAGCAAAGGAGTATTTTAAATATGCTAGTTGGGTGTTGATAGCCTTAGAATTAATTAGTTTTATTAATAGTTATCAAGATAAAACAATCTCTTTATTTTTGAAAAAAGTTATTTTGTATTTTTATGTTAAAAATGCAATTAAGATTAGTAGTTTTAACAAAGATCCTTTGTGTGTTAAAGAAAAATTGAAATTTTTAAAATCTTATAAGATTTCAAAAATTGGATATAAAATTACAAGAATGATTTTAATTTTTAAATAA